One window from the genome of Salvia miltiorrhiza cultivar Shanhuang (shh) chromosome 7, IMPLAD_Smil_shh, whole genome shotgun sequence encodes:
- the LOC130993866 gene encoding uncharacterized protein LOC130993866 gives MEHRESEREWRVVRRRGIGPKHVERKQARSWNRSSLNGRRDWSSNERDDTTTFFFNNIPEDCSLDFLRRKFETVAKTVDVYCPRKRDLWGRPFGFVRFEKVERSETLLVDLNKLWIGSYKVRVYKPKFQRDYKPKFERVDVKRRNEQNSVKEKKLEQIQPCTMKVYNRHAGVSFKEVLTGTKDDKELDDETLQFQTTEEDLVWLNGAFTGYIKSEFLWEEVREEINSECAGCFKLNSLGGNMVLIQSSNEQTIEENLNKLNEWRDFWLQWWRPWKSVDINYQRVVWTKWTGVPLHVWNSRFFSTASARFGLLLKIEEKTRT, from the coding sequence ATGGAGCatagagagagcgagagagaatGGAGAGTGGTGAGAAGAAGAGGGATTGGTCCAAAACATGTCGAGAGAAAACAGGCAAGAAGCTGGAATCGGAGCAGTTTGAATGGGAGGAGAGATTGGAGTTCGAATGAACGCGATGACACTACaacctttttctttaacaacatcCCAGAGGATTGCAGCCTTGATTTTCTCAGACGTAAGTTCGAGACGGTTGCGAAGACGGTGGATGTATACTGCCCAAGGAAGAGAGATCTTTGGGGAAGACCGTTCGGCTTTGTTCGATTTGAAAAGGTGGAGAGGTCTGAGACTTTATTGGTGGATCTGAACAAACTTTGGATTGGCAGTTATAAGGTTAGAGTTTATAAGCCTAAATTCCAAAGGGATTATAAACCTAAATTCGAAAGGGTTGATGTGAAGAGAAGGAATGAGCAGAATAGTGTCAAAGAAAAGAAGTTGGAACAGATACAGCCATGCACCATGAAGGTGTATAATAGGCACGCAGGTGTCTCCTTTAAGGAAGTTCTTACAGGTACTAAAGATGATAAAGAACTTGATGATGAAACATTACAGTTCCAGACGACGGAAGAAGACTTGGTTTGGCTTAATGGGGCTTTTACAGGTTACATTAAATCTGAGTTTCTCTGGGAGGAAGTTCGAGAGGAAATAAATAGTGAATGCGCAGGTTGTTTTAAGCTGAACTCCCTCGGTGGCAACATGGTCCTAATCCAAAGCAGCAACGAGCAGACGATCGAGGAAAATCTCAATAAGCTAAACGAATGGAGAGACTTCTGGTTGCAGTGGTGGAGGCCTTGGAAATCTGTTGATATCAACTATCAAAGAGTTGTCTGGACTAAATGGACCGGAGTCCCGCTACATGTTTGGAATTCCCGTTTCTTCAGTACGGCAAGCGCGAGGTTCGGGTTGcttctgaaaattgaagaaaaaacaagaacgTAA